From the genome of Streptomyces sp. JH34:
CCGTTCGAGGTGACCTTCGTGCAGCGAGCCCTGTGGGGCGGAGTCCTGGTGTCCGCGATCTGCGCGCTGGCCGGGACGTGGGTGGTGCTCCGCGGCATGGCCTTTCTCGGGGACGCCATGTCCCACGGGCTGTTGCCGGGAGTGGCGCTGGCCGCCCTGTTCGGCGGGAACCTGCTCGTCGGAGCCGTGGCGAGCGCCGCGGTGATGACGGCGGGAGTGACCGCGCTCGGACGTACTCCGAAGCTCTCCCAGGACACCGGGATCGGCCTGCTGTTCGTGGGCATGCTCTCGCTCGGTGTCATCATCGTGTCGCGATCGCAGTCCTTCGCCGTCGACCTGACCGGCTTCCTCTTCGGTGACGTCCTCGCCGTCCGGGAGCAGGACCTGTTCCTGCTGGGAACCGCTCTGCTGGTGGCGTCGGCCGTCTCGGTCCTCGGCCACCGGGCCTTCCTGGCCCTGACGTTCGACCCACGCAAGGCCCGGACACTCGGACTGCGTCCTCGTCTCGCGCACGCGGTACTCCTCGCTCTCCTGGGCCTCGCGATCGTCGCCTCGTTCCACATCGTGGGGACGCTGCTCGTCCTGGGCCTGCTCATCGCCCCGCCTGCGGCGGCGCTGCCCTGGGCGCACAGCGTCCGCGGGGTCATGGCACTCGCCGCGCTCGTCGGCGCCACCGCCACCTTCGGCGGGCTGCTGCTGTCCTGGCACCTGAGCACCGCCGCCGGCGCGACCGTCGCGGCCCTCGCGGTGAGCCTCTTCTTCCTCTCCCACCTGGCATCCGGCCTGCGTCACCGCCGCACGAGCCCTGCCACGCCCGCCCTCCCGAAAGCCGACTGAAGGAAATCTGTGGCGATCGACCCGACCGTCCGAAGAAACGTCACTCCATGGGCCTCGGCCGCCCTGGTACTCACCGCGCTGCTCACCACGAGTTGTGCGGGGAGGACCACCGACGATCCAGCGCCGGAGACGAGTTCCTCCGCCACCACTCCTCACGGGTACGTCGAAGGAGCGAAGGAAGCCGCCGAACAGCAGTCCCGTCTGCTGCTCAACGACCCCGGCACCGGTGACAGCCGCGTGCTCGACCTCATCACCGGCAAGGTGCGTGCGACAGCTCGCGTGGCGGGAACCGAACAGCTGGACACGGACGGCCGGTTCGGCTTCCTGCACACCGCCCGGGGCACACACGTGCTCGACAGCGGTGCGTGGACGGTGGACCACGGAGACCATGTGCACTACTACCGTGCGGCGACACGCGACATCGGTGACCTCCCCACGGGCCCGGGCACGCAGGTCCGCAGTGACGCCGCCGTCACCGCTGTCACCGACGAGGACGGCCGGACCGAGCTCTACGACCGTAAGGAACTGGAGAAGGGCGGAATCAGCTCGCTCCGCGCACTTCCCGGGGCACACGCCGGAGCCGTCATACCGTACGCGGAGCGCCTGCTGGCCCTCACGAAACGGGGCGGAGCGGCCAAGGTCTCGGTGTACGACCGTGAGGGCGAGCCCGTCGCGTCCCCGGACGCCGAGTGCGAGGACCCGCGAGGCGATGCCGTCACCGGTCGCGGAGTGGTCCTCGGATGCGCGGACGGTGCCCTGCTCGTGAGCGAGGAGGACGGTGTCCTCACCGCGGACAGGATCCCCTACGGCCTCGACGTGCCCGCGTCGGAGCGTGCAGTCTCGTTCCGGTACCGACCCGGCGGCGACACCCTCACGGCACCGGCCGGGAACGAGGGCGTTTGGGTCCTGGACGTCACGGACCGCGGCTGGAAACGGGTGAGCACCGGGCCCGTCGTTGCCACCGGAACCGCCGGAGAAGGATCTCCGCTGCTGGTCCTCGAGACCGACGGATCGCTGCACGGCTACGACGTCGACACCGGCGAACAGGTCGCCCGAACCGGGCCGTTGCTCACCGGTCCCCGGCCGGCCGGCACCACCGGCGGGAGCGGGCCCGTGATCGAGGTCGATCGCAGCCGCGCCTATGTCAACGACCCCGACGGAAAACGCGTGCACGAGATCGACTACAACGACGACCTGCGCGTCGCGCGCACCTTCGACGTGGACATCGAACCGCACCTGATGAAGGAGACAGGACGGTGACCACCATGCCGGGGACCGG
Proteins encoded in this window:
- the aztB gene encoding zinc ABC transporter permease AztB — encoded protein: MEWLTAPFEVTFVQRALWGGVLVSAICALAGTWVVLRGMAFLGDAMSHGLLPGVALAALFGGNLLVGAVASAAVMTAGVTALGRTPKLSQDTGIGLLFVGMLSLGVIIVSRSQSFAVDLTGFLFGDVLAVREQDLFLLGTALLVASAVSVLGHRAFLALTFDPRKARTLGLRPRLAHAVLLALLGLAIVASFHIVGTLLVLGLLIAPPAAALPWAHSVRGVMALAALVGATATFGGLLLSWHLSTAAGATVAALAVSLFFLSHLASGLRHRRTSPATPALPKAD